From Tautonia marina, the proteins below share one genomic window:
- a CDS encoding ABC transporter permease, with translation MNQTTVNAISAPPDEVVYSPHQHLGLGWGSLVNTVQELWDSRELVWRLFRRNLIARYRQSVLGYFWAVFPSLIMVVTFSYLNRSQLVPIAATDLPYPLHVLLGMTVWQLFADGLSRGGQSLVSSWSMVTKINFSKESLVLASLGESLLDFAIRLVLLAAMFAWYGIVPAATIVLIPVLMVPLLLLTFGFSLILAPVNGVFRDIANFMPTLLTFGAFLTPVVYPPPTSWPRVLINYANPVSPFVIAFRDLATEGTLSMPGALAWGCLVAVAVFLVGLRVFRQGVARIIERV, from the coding sequence GTGAATCAGACAACTGTGAACGCGATCTCGGCACCTCCGGACGAGGTGGTCTACTCTCCTCACCAGCATCTCGGGCTGGGGTGGGGCAGCCTCGTCAATACGGTCCAGGAACTCTGGGATTCCCGAGAACTGGTCTGGAGGCTCTTTCGGCGCAACCTGATCGCTCGGTATCGGCAATCGGTCCTGGGGTACTTCTGGGCCGTCTTCCCCTCGCTCATCATGGTTGTAACGTTCTCCTACCTGAATCGCTCGCAGCTCGTCCCCATCGCGGCGACCGATCTGCCATACCCGCTCCACGTCTTGTTGGGCATGACCGTCTGGCAGCTTTTTGCAGATGGCCTGTCCCGAGGCGGCCAGTCGCTCGTATCCTCCTGGAGCATGGTCACCAAGATCAACTTCTCCAAGGAGTCACTCGTGCTGGCGAGCCTCGGCGAATCGCTGCTCGACTTCGCCATCCGCCTCGTGCTGCTGGCCGCCATGTTCGCCTGGTACGGCATCGTCCCGGCCGCGACGATCGTCCTGATCCCGGTCCTGATGGTCCCGCTCCTGCTGCTGACCTTCGGGTTCTCCTTGATCCTCGCCCCGGTCAACGGTGTCTTCCGGGACATCGCCAACTTCATGCCGACCCTGCTGACCTTCGGCGCCTTCCTGACGCCGGTCGTCTACCCGCCGCCGACCTCCTGGCCTCGCGTGCTCATCAACTACGCGAACCCGGTCAGCCCGTTCGTCATCGCCTTCCGCGACCTCGCAACCGAGGGCACCCTGAGCATGCCCGGCGCATTGGCGTGGGGCTGCCTGGTCGCGGTGGCGGTCTTCCTTGTCGGCCTCCGCGTCTTCCGCCAGGGAGTCGCCCGGATCATCGAAAGGGTCTGA
- a CDS encoding glycosyltransferase family 2 protein: MTLQPTPAVSVVIATYNYGRYLAGAIDSVLAQTFADFEVVVVDDGSTDQTPEVIRRYLEDSRIRYLRHEHLGQPRTKNAGIRAARGRYVAFLDADDRWLPSKLEKQVALFEVDPNPQIGVVYSRRGWIDDQDRPIHRGERTPLRGDVLAPLFHRPFVCFSSSMVRRSVLDEVGLFDETTQYSIDYDLWLRIALKYHFDFVDEPLILYRTGHANMSSRQHERVWCVRRILYRFLDEYGGRGRLDPELVDLTLAEHCCDVAAAAGQGRPIFALAWYLRALGKRPVHAQAWRALASCWIPARARAFGRGTARRLFASMDTSRSKQSVAN, encoded by the coding sequence ATGACACTCCAACCAACTCCTGCAGTGAGTGTCGTGATCGCGACCTACAATTATGGTCGGTATCTGGCAGGAGCGATCGACTCGGTCCTGGCTCAAACCTTCGCCGACTTCGAGGTAGTGGTCGTCGATGACGGATCCACCGACCAGACGCCCGAGGTCATCCGCCGGTATCTCGAAGACTCTCGCATCCGATATCTCCGGCACGAGCACCTCGGCCAGCCGCGAACCAAGAACGCCGGGATCCGAGCGGCTCGAGGCCGCTATGTCGCGTTCCTGGACGCCGATGACCGGTGGCTCCCCTCGAAGCTGGAGAAGCAGGTCGCCTTGTTTGAGGTTGATCCGAATCCTCAGATCGGGGTGGTCTACTCGCGTCGGGGATGGATCGACGATCAGGACAGGCCGATTCATCGTGGCGAGCGGACGCCGCTCCGGGGCGATGTGCTCGCGCCCCTCTTCCACCGCCCGTTCGTCTGCTTCTCCTCGAGCATGGTGCGGAGGTCAGTCCTCGACGAGGTCGGCCTCTTCGACGAGACGACCCAGTATTCCATCGACTACGATCTCTGGCTTCGCATCGCGCTGAAGTACCATTTCGATTTCGTGGACGAGCCGCTCATTCTTTACCGAACGGGCCATGCGAACATGTCCAGCCGTCAGCATGAACGCGTCTGGTGTGTCCGCAGGATCCTGTACCGCTTCCTCGACGAATACGGGGGGAGAGGCCGGCTCGATCCGGAGTTGGTCGATCTGACCCTCGCCGAGCATTGCTGCGACGTGGCCGCTGCGGCGGGCCAGGGACGACCCATCTTCGCCCTGGCGTGGTATCTTCGGGCACTCGGGAAGCGGCCAGTGCACGCCCAGGCCTGGCGTGCACTGGCATCATGCTGGATCCCAGCGCGTGCCAGAGCCTTCGGGAGGGGGACCGCCAGGCGACTTTTCGCGTCGATGGATACGTCCCGATCGAAGCAAAGTGTCGCAAATTAA
- a CDS encoding phenylacetate--CoA ligase family protein — protein MNLHAVAIRNLIGPLWAAHERSPYLRHYSRLKQTQFEGKDRVEADQLQKLKRLLIHANETVPFYRKRFADAGFDPANFQSRAQLEVVPVLTKSEIRTVGRALISEAYRDRPDLRRKTTSGSTGVSLEVWVDEEAMQFKRGCTLRCDEWSGWRFGEPVAMVWGNPDYLKHGWRGRLRNGLLERACYLDTLKMDEATMARFADDLVRRPPSLIFGHAHSVYLFAAFMRQHRTGSIRPRGIITTAMVLHDWQRQVIEAEFSCKVTNRYGCEEVSLIACECEKHEGLHVNTDGQYVELIRDGRPVGPGEPGSIIVTDLVNHAMPLIRYQVGDVASWAGRPCSCGRTGMPLLARIEGREADYVTTRRGELISGISLTENFAMLVPGIEQLQIIQESLERFTFRIVRGPDYGPSSDARIQELAAERFGDDVAYDCEFVERIPPELSGKYRFCISKVPNAFSMSALTEIS, from the coding sequence ATGAATCTCCATGCCGTTGCGATTCGCAACCTGATCGGCCCGCTCTGGGCTGCTCATGAGCGTAGCCCCTATTTGAGGCACTATTCCCGGTTAAAGCAGACACAATTCGAAGGAAAGGACCGCGTCGAGGCCGATCAACTCCAGAAATTGAAGCGTCTGCTCATCCATGCAAACGAGACGGTTCCGTTCTATCGCAAACGGTTCGCCGATGCTGGGTTTGATCCAGCCAATTTCCAGTCGCGAGCGCAACTCGAGGTCGTCCCCGTACTCACCAAGTCGGAAATCCGTACGGTGGGCCGAGCATTAATCTCCGAGGCCTATCGCGATCGACCCGACTTAAGGCGCAAGACGACCTCGGGCTCAACCGGGGTTTCGCTGGAGGTCTGGGTGGACGAGGAGGCGATGCAGTTCAAGCGAGGCTGCACCCTTCGCTGCGATGAATGGAGCGGCTGGCGATTCGGGGAGCCGGTCGCCATGGTCTGGGGGAATCCGGATTACTTGAAGCACGGCTGGCGAGGTCGGCTCCGGAACGGCTTGCTGGAACGCGCTTGTTACCTGGATACGCTCAAGATGGATGAAGCGACGATGGCTCGCTTCGCCGACGACCTGGTGAGGCGGCCGCCGTCGCTAATCTTCGGCCATGCCCACTCAGTGTATCTCTTCGCTGCCTTCATGCGGCAGCACCGGACGGGCTCGATTCGTCCCCGGGGCATCATCACCACGGCGATGGTCCTGCACGACTGGCAGAGGCAAGTGATCGAGGCCGAATTTTCCTGCAAGGTGACGAACCGTTACGGTTGCGAGGAGGTCAGCCTGATCGCCTGCGAATGCGAGAAGCACGAGGGGCTGCACGTCAACACCGACGGGCAGTACGTCGAGCTGATCCGTGACGGTCGCCCCGTCGGCCCCGGCGAGCCTGGCTCGATCATCGTCACCGATCTGGTCAATCACGCCATGCCCCTGATCCGCTACCAGGTCGGCGACGTCGCCTCCTGGGCTGGTCGCCCGTGCTCGTGTGGACGGACGGGAATGCCCCTGCTCGCTCGCATTGAGGGGCGCGAAGCGGACTACGTAACGACCCGGCGCGGTGAGCTGATCTCGGGCATCTCGCTGACCGAGAACTTCGCCATGCTCGTGCCGGGGATCGAGCAGTTGCAAATCATTCAGGAGTCACTGGAACGCTTCACCTTCCGTATCGTCCGTGGCCCTGACTACGGACCTTCCAGTGACGCCCGCATTCAGGAACTGGCTGCGGAAAGATTCGGGGATGACGTCGCGTACGATTGCGAATTCGTCGAGCGGATCCCGCCGGAGCTTTCGGGGAAATATCGGTTTTGCATCTCGAAGGTGCCTAACGCCTTTTCCATGTCAGCGTTGACCGAGATTTCGTAG
- a CDS encoding O-antigen ligase family protein: protein MIATILAWLGSGRFQWKSSGLSVAYFLFAVSMIMCWVLSPWSSSVSSQTLIENYLKVLIFFVILITTIQSERELKLILLGFLGVNALYMLHSFREYLSGRHVYRMGMARMIGVDTSLGDPNSFAASVMYALPLVTLIGAIIPGRKGRLLTVGYVGLSMACIFLSGSRSALVGLIIWATMMSLNVKRKLRWIVLIAVLGPLCWSLLPPDHQTRFYTLIDPSVGPANAQESAESRGEGFRLGQKLFAEYPLTGCGPGAWIPATGSPVESHNLYGQVMGEMGLIGVMTFSTIVFLMTSHVLSIRSLRRRTLPCTSNDFLRSLAVAIGQALILLLVLGWGGHNLFRFTWLWYGAFLIVAKDMALKQAEASAFQDWDSHCEWNGVDGDQPDSNSWGTR, encoded by the coding sequence ATGATCGCCACGATTCTGGCGTGGCTTGGTTCAGGGCGGTTTCAATGGAAGTCGAGTGGGCTGAGTGTGGCTTATTTTTTGTTCGCAGTCAGCATGATCATGTGTTGGGTCTTAAGCCCCTGGTCGTCGAGCGTATCCAGCCAAACCCTGATCGAGAACTATCTCAAAGTTCTCATTTTCTTTGTGATCCTCATCACAACAATCCAGAGTGAGCGTGAGCTGAAACTCATTCTCTTGGGATTCCTGGGAGTCAACGCACTCTACATGCTGCATTCCTTCCGGGAGTATCTCAGCGGACGCCATGTCTATCGCATGGGGATGGCACGCATGATCGGGGTCGATACGTCTCTAGGGGATCCCAACTCGTTCGCGGCAAGTGTGATGTATGCGTTGCCGCTCGTCACCCTGATCGGCGCCATCATCCCGGGTCGAAAAGGGCGTCTGTTGACGGTCGGTTACGTGGGACTCTCGATGGCTTGTATCTTCTTGAGTGGTTCCCGATCCGCATTGGTAGGGTTGATCATCTGGGCGACCATGATGAGTCTGAACGTCAAACGCAAGCTGCGTTGGATCGTCTTGATCGCCGTTCTCGGGCCGTTGTGCTGGTCGCTTCTCCCACCAGATCACCAGACTCGGTTCTATACCTTGATTGACCCTTCGGTCGGTCCGGCGAACGCCCAGGAATCCGCGGAAAGTCGGGGCGAAGGATTTCGCCTGGGACAGAAACTCTTTGCAGAGTATCCCCTCACCGGGTGCGGCCCAGGCGCATGGATACCCGCGACAGGGAGCCCAGTTGAATCCCATAACCTCTACGGCCAGGTCATGGGGGAGATGGGGCTGATCGGCGTCATGACGTTCAGCACCATCGTCTTCCTGATGACGTCCCATGTCCTCTCGATCCGCTCACTTCGACGTCGTACTCTCCCCTGCACGAGCAATGACTTCCTCCGGAGCCTGGCCGTGGCGATCGGCCAGGCGCTGATTCTTCTCCTCGTCCTGGGATGGGGTGGGCATAACCTCTTCAGGTTCACCTGGCTCTGGTATGGTGCGTTTCTGATCGTGGCGAAAGACATGGCACTCAAGCAGGCCGAGGCGAGTGCCTTCCAGGACTGGGATTCTCATTGCGAATGGAATGGGGTCGACGGCGACCAACCGGATTCGAACTCCTGGGGAACTCGATGA
- a CDS encoding acyltransferase produces MTLDHCSWDVGFGFGTILAHREVRVGRRVSCGSYCTIGMAVFEDDVMLGSNVDLLSGRRQHHTDDTDRPIQDQGGTFTPVRIGRNSWIGNSAVVMADVGSDAVVGAGSVVVKPVPSMVVAAGNPAQVIRQRREGASEAFAGVSLRIH; encoded by the coding sequence ATGACCCTGGATCATTGCTCCTGGGATGTCGGCTTCGGATTCGGCACGATCCTGGCCCACCGCGAGGTCCGGGTGGGTCGACGCGTTTCCTGCGGAAGTTATTGTACGATTGGCATGGCTGTCTTCGAGGATGACGTGATGCTCGGCAGCAACGTCGATCTCCTCAGTGGTCGGCGGCAGCATCACACCGACGATACCGACCGCCCTATCCAGGACCAGGGGGGAACCTTCACTCCGGTTCGGATCGGCCGCAACTCCTGGATCGGGAACAGCGCGGTCGTCATGGCCGACGTCGGTTCCGATGCGGTGGTGGGTGCCGGGAGCGTGGTGGTCAAACCCGTTCCGTCCATGGTTGTTGCGGCTGGGAATCCGGCCCAAGTGATCCGGCAAAGACGTGAAGGGGCTTCAGAGGCATTCGCCGGGGTGTCCCTGAGAATACATTGA
- a CDS encoding glycosyltransferase, with translation MTLATRHEPRCSNLSEEGTATRSDGRPIRVAFLIDRLGVGGTETQLLALIRHFDRSQVEPFLILLKGEDEESRFMEPDDIHVLRLGVRSLRSGKALRQVRVLARFLRQERIDILQMYFPDSTYFGVLAGKLAGVKALIRTRNNSNHWMTPTHRVLGRLLNRFVTLTVCNSQAGREAVLRDERPDPASVLVIENGVDVERFAQIPPVDPDPDPGRRLRVGMVGNLREIKGVDLLIRAAAKVVEQFSNVEFVVVGEGDQGPDLERLIAETGMTGRFHLPGRSEDIPGFLATLDLAVLSSRSEGTPNAVLEYMAAGRPIVASAVGGISHLIRDNVDGILIPPGDVERLATAMIGLLHDPERRVDLGRAVRMRVVEFDRSRVANRFGELFRTSVGCVTSDEG, from the coding sequence ATGACCCTCGCGACTCGACACGAACCGAGGTGTTCGAACCTCAGTGAGGAGGGCACAGCCACGCGTTCCGACGGTCGGCCGATCCGCGTGGCCTTCCTGATCGATCGCCTTGGCGTCGGAGGGACCGAGACGCAACTGCTGGCCCTGATCCGGCACTTTGATCGAAGTCAGGTCGAACCGTTCTTGATCCTCCTGAAGGGGGAGGATGAAGAATCGCGTTTCATGGAGCCGGACGACATCCACGTCTTGCGTCTGGGTGTCCGGTCGCTCCGTTCCGGGAAGGCGCTTCGGCAGGTTCGCGTCCTGGCCCGGTTCCTCCGCCAGGAGCGGATCGATATCCTCCAGATGTACTTCCCCGACAGCACTTACTTTGGCGTCCTCGCGGGGAAGCTGGCAGGAGTGAAGGCGCTGATCCGGACCCGGAACAACAGCAACCACTGGATGACGCCGACGCATCGGGTGCTCGGGCGCCTGCTCAATCGGTTCGTCACGCTGACGGTCTGCAACAGCCAGGCAGGCCGCGAGGCGGTGCTGCGCGATGAGCGGCCCGACCCGGCCAGCGTCCTCGTCATCGAGAATGGGGTCGACGTCGAACGCTTCGCCCAGATCCCTCCTGTGGACCCCGACCCGGATCCGGGACGAAGACTTCGGGTCGGGATGGTGGGGAATCTCCGCGAGATCAAGGGAGTCGACCTCCTGATCCGAGCGGCTGCGAAGGTGGTTGAGCAATTTTCGAATGTGGAATTCGTGGTCGTGGGCGAGGGGGACCAGGGTCCCGACCTGGAGCGCCTCATCGCCGAAACCGGGATGACCGGTCGCTTCCACCTCCCGGGCCGCTCGGAAGACATCCCCGGCTTCTTGGCGACCCTCGACCTTGCCGTGCTGAGTTCCCGTTCGGAGGGGACACCCAACGCTGTGCTCGAATACATGGCCGCCGGCCGGCCGATCGTCGCCTCCGCGGTCGGGGGGATCAGCCACCTGATCCGGGACAATGTCGACGGCATCCTCATCCCTCCCGGGGATGTTGAGCGGCTCGCCACAGCGATGATCGGACTCCTTCACGATCCGGAACGTCGCGTCGATCTCGGCCGGGCGGTTCGCATGCGTGTGGTCGAGTTTGACCGATCACGGGTGGCAAATCGTTTCGGAGAACTTTTTCGAACCTCGGTCGGATGCGTCACGTCGGATGAAGGATAA
- a CDS encoding glycosyltransferase: MTTTILHLTASTFFGGPERQMLGLADALPPGYATRFALFREGGRAEAFLERLRASRHAATVLEHDTPQFAAAIAELSKVIRADRVDLLCCHGYKAGLLGRMAARRVGVPVIAVSRGWTYESLKVNLYEGLDRLNLRGFDRVVCVSEAQARKVRRVGVPRRKIVVIPNAIDVSRFATPDPAARAELEALFPRPIHHLVGAAGRLSPEKGFDLLIDAAATVLRHAPDTGFVLCGEGGQRATLERRIADRGLQERFLLLGLRPDLDRLLPAFDLLAQSSWTEGMPNVLLEAGAAGVPVVATAAGGTAEIVVDGQTGWLVPTGDASALADRIGLTLGDTLRRTNLGRNARQQVRGRFDFVNQARAYVELVDRLTDHAQSRSEESHPVPPTEPVRA, from the coding sequence ATGACGACGACCATCCTCCACCTCACCGCCTCAACCTTCTTCGGCGGCCCCGAGCGGCAGATGCTTGGCCTGGCCGACGCCTTGCCGCCCGGCTACGCGACCCGGTTCGCCCTGTTCCGCGAAGGGGGACGCGCTGAGGCCTTCCTCGAACGACTCCGGGCGAGCAGGCACGCGGCCACCGTCCTCGAACACGACACCCCCCAGTTCGCCGCGGCGATCGCCGAGCTGAGCAAGGTCATCCGAGCCGATCGCGTCGACCTGCTTTGCTGCCACGGCTACAAGGCCGGGCTCCTGGGCCGCATGGCCGCGCGGCGGGTGGGCGTCCCGGTGATCGCCGTCTCCCGGGGGTGGACCTACGAGTCGCTCAAGGTCAACCTCTACGAAGGGCTCGATCGCCTCAATCTCCGGGGCTTCGACCGGGTCGTCTGCGTCTCCGAGGCCCAGGCCCGCAAGGTCCGCCGCGTCGGCGTCCCGCGTCGGAAGATCGTCGTCATCCCCAACGCCATTGACGTCAGCCGCTTCGCGACCCCCGATCCGGCCGCCCGGGCCGAACTTGAGGCCCTCTTTCCCCGCCCCATCCACCATCTCGTGGGCGCGGCCGGCCGGCTCAGCCCGGAGAAGGGGTTCGACCTGCTCATCGACGCCGCGGCGACGGTCCTCCGCCACGCCCCCGACACCGGGTTCGTCCTCTGCGGCGAGGGGGGACAACGCGCAACTCTTGAGCGACGCATCGCCGATCGAGGCCTCCAGGAACGGTTCCTCCTGCTCGGCCTTCGCCCCGACCTGGATCGCCTGCTGCCCGCCTTCGACCTCCTGGCCCAGTCCTCATGGACCGAGGGGATGCCCAACGTCCTGCTCGAGGCCGGTGCCGCCGGCGTCCCGGTCGTGGCCACGGCTGCGGGAGGGACGGCGGAGATCGTCGTCGATGGCCAAACGGGTTGGCTCGTCCCCACGGGCGATGCGTCGGCCCTGGCCGATCGCATCGGTTTGACGCTGGGCGATACGTTACGACGGACGAACCTCGGCCGTAACGCTCGTCAGCAGGTCCGCGGTCGCTTTGATTTCGTCAACCAGGCCAGAGCGTACGTCGAACTCGTCGATCGGTTGACCGATCACGCCCAGTCTCGCTCGGAAGAATCGCACCCTGTCCCACCCACGGAGCCGGTTCGGGCATGA
- a CDS encoding glycosyltransferase family 4 protein — MSGLHVAIVDEELPYPPNSGKRIRTFEVVSRLAQQHRISYLCHRNTDPGEGRQAEHAFRDLGIEPIVVDRTVPPKAGARFYARLAANLASPLPYSVASHMSSALHAAVLGLNARERIDLWQAEWTPYAKHLIDANVAPRLIMAHNIESQIWKRYFEHERNSLRKGYIGHQWRKFERFERRAFAHADQVVTVSEADARIARDLTEVARVDVVDNGVDVRRHQPPPGTTRLPDQVLFLGSLDWRPNLDAIDQLLEVIWPTIRAARSDARLCIVGRNPSQDLRRRISATPGAALHADVPDVRPFLWQSAVMIVPLRIGGGSRLKILEAFAAGLPVVSTQIGAEGLCARAGSEYFGADSVAELAGATLAALGDPARARDLADRARQLVHQRYDWAGLAERLERIWIETADPSCATHRTPSLAPMIS, encoded by the coding sequence GTGAGTGGCTTGCACGTTGCGATCGTTGATGAGGAGTTGCCCTATCCTCCCAATTCGGGCAAGCGCATTCGAACCTTCGAGGTGGTTTCTCGGCTGGCCCAGCAGCACCGGATCAGCTACCTCTGCCACCGCAACACCGACCCCGGCGAAGGCCGTCAGGCTGAGCACGCCTTCCGCGACCTCGGAATCGAGCCGATCGTCGTCGATCGCACCGTCCCTCCGAAGGCCGGTGCCCGGTTCTATGCCCGTCTGGCAGCCAACCTCGCATCGCCGCTGCCCTATTCGGTCGCCTCGCACATGAGTTCCGCCCTCCACGCCGCGGTTCTCGGTCTGAACGCTCGCGAACGAATCGACCTCTGGCAGGCCGAGTGGACCCCGTATGCGAAGCACCTGATTGACGCGAATGTCGCGCCGCGACTCATCATGGCGCACAATATCGAATCCCAGATCTGGAAGCGCTACTTCGAGCACGAACGCAATTCCCTCCGCAAGGGATACATCGGCCACCAGTGGCGCAAGTTCGAGCGATTCGAACGCCGGGCATTCGCGCACGCAGACCAGGTGGTGACGGTCAGCGAGGCAGACGCCAGGATCGCCCGCGACTTGACCGAGGTCGCTCGCGTCGATGTCGTGGACAACGGCGTCGACGTCCGTCGCCATCAGCCTCCGCCCGGAACCACGCGCCTCCCCGATCAGGTCCTCTTCCTGGGAAGCCTCGACTGGCGGCCCAACCTTGACGCGATCGACCAGCTGCTTGAAGTCATCTGGCCCACGATCCGAGCTGCTCGGTCCGATGCCCGGCTGTGCATCGTCGGCCGCAATCCCTCCCAGGACTTGAGACGGCGGATTTCGGCCACCCCGGGGGCCGCGCTCCACGCCGACGTCCCCGATGTCCGGCCGTTCCTCTGGCAAAGCGCTGTCATGATCGTCCCCCTACGCATCGGGGGCGGCTCGCGGCTGAAGATCCTTGAGGCTTTTGCCGCTGGCCTGCCGGTTGTCTCGACCCAAATCGGTGCCGAGGGGCTTTGTGCCCGCGCCGGGTCCGAGTACTTCGGGGCCGACTCGGTCGCCGAGCTGGCCGGGGCCACCCTTGCCGCCCTCGGCGACCCGGCCCGGGCCCGAGACCTCGCTGACCGGGCCCGGCAGCTCGTCCACCAGCGGTACGACTGGGCTGGCCTGGCCGAGCGGCTGGAACGCATCTGGATCGAGACTGCCGACCCGTCTTGCGCGACGCATCGCACACCGAGTCTGGCGCCAATGATTTCATGA
- a CDS encoding glycosyltransferase family 2 protein, translating to MPLEPPTSPQRLTRTERERPRTTDRGMLTSPDRTAAPFGVGPAARPASTASAWPFVTVIVPVRNEEPFIARTLEQLMAQDYPPECFEVLVVDGRSTDATRSIVTSWAQRFPHLRLLENPRRLSSAARNLGIAQARGQIILIVDGHCELDGPTYLRAVAEAFDRSGADCLGRPQPLDVRQATTLQKAIAAARSSWLGHHPASFIYADAEQFVPAKSVAVAYRRAVFDQVGPFDESFDACEDVELNHRIDQAGLRCYFTPRIRARYVPRSSLAGLFRQMARYGRGRMRLLRKHPETFSLGSFVPAFWLVGVLGGLPVCIVWPALRPIYLGVLLAYGFLLLLASAHVGLRSRQARLAAIAPLVYLTVHAGTGWGILRESIRFAPEPGVPS from the coding sequence ATGCCTCTCGAGCCCCCGACGTCTCCCCAACGACTGACCCGGACTGAGCGCGAGCGTCCCCGCACCACCGATCGGGGGATGCTCACCAGCCCGGATCGCACTGCCGCGCCGTTCGGGGTCGGACCCGCAGCACGTCCGGCATCCACAGCGAGCGCCTGGCCGTTTGTCACGGTCATCGTCCCGGTGCGGAACGAGGAACCCTTCATCGCCCGCACCCTCGAGCAGTTGATGGCCCAGGACTATCCGCCTGAGTGCTTCGAGGTGCTGGTTGTGGACGGCCGCTCAACGGATGCGACCCGATCCATCGTCACCTCCTGGGCCCAGCGGTTCCCTCACCTGCGGCTCCTCGAGAATCCCCGACGGCTCTCCAGCGCCGCCCGTAATCTCGGCATCGCACAGGCCCGTGGGCAGATCATCCTCATCGTGGACGGCCACTGCGAGCTCGACGGCCCGACCTACCTCCGCGCCGTCGCCGAGGCGTTCGATCGCAGCGGCGCCGACTGCCTTGGCCGCCCTCAACCGCTCGACGTTCGTCAGGCCACGACGCTCCAGAAGGCCATCGCCGCGGCCCGCTCAAGCTGGCTCGGCCACCATCCCGCCTCCTTCATCTACGCGGACGCCGAGCAGTTTGTCCCGGCCAAGAGCGTCGCCGTCGCCTACCGCCGTGCGGTCTTCGACCAGGTCGGCCCCTTCGACGAGTCCTTCGACGCCTGCGAGGACGTCGAGCTCAACCACCGCATCGACCAGGCCGGCCTCCGCTGCTACTTCACCCCCCGCATCCGCGCCCGCTACGTTCCCCGTTCGAGCCTTGCTGGGCTTTTTCGGCAGATGGCCCGCTACGGCCGCGGCCGCATGCGGCTGCTGCGCAAGCATCCGGAGACGTTCTCGCTGGGGAGCTTTGTCCCGGCCTTCTGGCTCGTTGGCGTGCTCGGCGGATTGCCCGTCTGCATAGTCTGGCCCGCGTTGCGGCCCATTTATTTGGGTGTGTTGCTTGCGTACGGGTTCCTCCTCCTGCTGGCATCGGCCCACGTGGGACTCCGGTCTCGCCAGGCTCGGCTCGCCGCGATCGCTCCGCTCGTCTACCTCACGGTCCATGCGGGGACCGGATGGGGCATTCTCCGCGAATCAATCCGATTCGCTCCCGAACCAGGGGTGCCTTCGTGA
- a CDS encoding sugar transferase — MASLRDDRLDAREAFKRITDRVSATLLLIWMSPVIVLAMLLVKLTSRGPAIYAQERLGRGGTPFTIYKIRTMTHDCERDTGPTWCVPDDPRVTPIGRILRRTHLDELPQLWNVIRGELSLVGPRPERPAIAAKLELTVPRYRDRLLVRPGLTGLAQVQLEPDTDVTSVRRKLFYDLYYVRNASPWLDLRITASTFFYIAGVPASLLARVFGFPRLDTEQS; from the coding sequence GTGGCATCGCTTCGTGACGATCGGCTCGATGCCCGTGAGGCCTTCAAGCGGATCACGGATCGGGTCTCGGCGACGCTCCTGCTGATCTGGATGTCGCCCGTGATTGTCTTGGCGATGCTGCTGGTCAAACTCACCTCTCGCGGTCCGGCGATCTACGCGCAGGAACGGCTCGGCCGCGGCGGCACGCCATTTACCATCTACAAGATTCGCACCATGACCCACGACTGCGAGCGGGACACGGGACCCACCTGGTGCGTGCCGGACGATCCCCGCGTTACCCCGATCGGCCGCATCCTGCGTCGGACGCATCTCGACGAACTGCCCCAGCTCTGGAATGTGATCCGCGGCGAGCTCAGCCTGGTCGGACCCCGACCCGAGCGCCCGGCGATCGCCGCCAAGCTCGAACTCACCGTGCCGCGCTACCGGGACCGCCTCCTGGTCCGCCCCGGCCTGACCGGGTTGGCCCAGGTCCAGCTCGAGCCGGACACCGATGTCACCAGTGTCCGCCGCAAGCTCTTCTATGACCTGTACTATGTCCGCAATGCCAGCCCCTGGCTCGACCTTCGCATCACGGCCAGCACGTTCTTCTACATCGCGGGCGTTCCGGCATCCCTCCTCGCCCGTGTCTTCGGGTTTCCCCGGTTGGACACGGAGCAGTCGTAA